One stretch of Oncorhynchus masou masou isolate Uvic2021 chromosome 9, UVic_Omas_1.1, whole genome shotgun sequence DNA includes these proteins:
- the LOC135545771 gene encoding protocadherin alpha-C2-like isoform X1 gives MDSRINGQSWRRYVSAFILLSAAMNTASAVTHYSIPEEMEEGSVVANLAADLGLDMKTLSKRKIRLDVIAGKKYLDVNKETGELYIVENMDREYLCSSKTATTCFLKMEVIIENPVRIFNIELEIVDINDNAPHFRRDIINLDISESTPAGERFSLSNAIDPDVGTNSVKTYHISESDNFDIEIQTGRDGSKFADLILKKALNREEHAVHNLILTAVDGGVPARSGTANIIVRVLDTNDNAPQFDKDSYNINIMENSPIGSLVVKLNATDLDEGTNSVIVYSYSLYTSEKTHETFSLNPDSGEITVKEMINYEDFRIYDMEVIATDRGTNSLSGQCKITILVTDMNDNHPEISIKSYQSPIKEDIAVDTVIAVVSVSDKDSGENGIVDIHIADELPFALRENSDNYYELVVSEPLDREKVPEYDITFTVTDRGSPPLSDNETMTLELLDVNDNVPQFPQSFYTMPVMENNAPGALLSSLTAFDPDLHENQYLVYFIIEKEIVNTSISMLFSINPENGNLYALKTFDYEIEKEFLFHIEARDSGVPPLSSNVTVHIIIVDQNDNTPVIVSPWRVHGSVVEEKIPRSTDKGSLVSKVIAIDTDSVQNSRITYQFLQVTDATLFSLDQYNGDIRTMRMFSYRDPRHQRLVVIAKDNGVPALSATVTIKLSTVETAVKAYSDMTEVPLEYDIFSDLNLYLVIGLGSVSFLLLITILVTCVLKCQKPMPSKAAPPSRNSVISERNSTIADSTLVSNDAYWYSMFLAETRKGKLVVRQPVPKAGSRYIVSSLPRSTGLTETSESAASTLQGSTTTGSGSSSS, from the exons ATGGATTCGCGTATTAATGGACAGTCCTGGAGAAGGTACGTCTCGGCCTTTATTCTTCTCTCTGCAGCCATGAATACGGCGTCTGCTGTTACTCACTATTCTATTCCCGAGGAAATGGAGGAAGGATCCGTTGTTGCTAATTTAGCTGCTGATTTGGGACTAGATATGAAAACCTTGAGCAAACGCAAGATACGGTTAGATGTCATCGCCGGTAAGAAATATCTTGACGTGAACAAAGAGACGGGGGAGCTGTATATTGTTGAAAATATGGACAGGGAATACCTCTGTAGTTCTAAAACAGCTACAACGTGTTTTCTAAAAATGGAGGTAATCATTGAAAATCCAGTTCGGATATTTAACATAGAATTGGAAATCGTTGATATAAATGACAACGCGCCACATTTTCGTAGAGATATCATAAACCTAGATATTTCTGAATCGACACCTGCCGGGGAGCGTTTTTCTCTAAGCAATGCAATTGACCCCGATGTGGGCACGAATTCTGTAAAAACCTACCATATCAGTGAAAGTGATAATTTTGATATTGAAATTCAGACCGGGAGGGATGGATCGAAGTTTGCCGATTTGATACTGAAAAAGGCTTTAAACCGAGAGGAGCACGCCGTTCATAACCTAATACTCACCGCTGTAGATGGTGGAGTCCCCGCGCGCTCTGGTACAGCCAACATAATTGTTCGTGTCCTGGACACAAATGATAACGCCCCTCAGTTTGACAAAGATtcatataatataaatataatggAAAACTCTCCAATAGGAAGCCTTGTGGTTAAATTGAATGCAACAGACTTAGATGAGGGAACCAATTCGGTAATAGTATATTCATATAGTTTGTATACATCAGAGAAAACACATGAAACGTTCAGTTTAAATCCTGATAGCGGTGAGATAACTGTAAAGGAAATGATCAATTATGAAGACTTCAGGATCTATGATATGGAAGTCATAGCAACTGATAGGGGGACCAACTCTTTATCAGGTCAGTGTAAAATAACTATTCTAGTGACGGATATGAATGACAATCATCCTGAAATAtcaatcaaatcatatcaaagtCCCATAAAGGAGGATATAGCGGTAGACACGGTGATAGCAGTTGTCAGTGTCAGCGATAAAGATTCAGGTGAAAATGGGATTGTCGATATCCATATTGCGGATGAATTACCTTTTGCACTAAGAGAGAATTCCGATAACTATTATGAGTTAGTAGTATCAGAACCTCTCGACCGTGAGAAGGTCCCAGAATATGACATAACTTTTACCGTAACAGACAGAGGTTCCCCTCCGCTATCTGACAATGAAACGATGACTTTAGAACTACTAGACGTTAACGACAACGTTCCACAGTTCCCCCAGTCGTTCTACACTATGCCCGTTATGGAGAATAACGCGCCTGGGGCCTTGCTAAGTTCCCTCACTGCGTTTGATCCAGACCTCCATGAAAACCAGTATCTAGTTTATTTCATCATAGAGAAGGAGATAGTGAACACCTCCATTTCCATGCTGTTCTCCATCAATCCGGAGAACGGTAATCTTTACGCACTAAAGACGTTTGACTATGAGATAGAGAAAGAGTTCCTTTTCCACATTGAGGCCAGAGACTCCGGTGTTCCTCCGCTCAGCAGTAATGTGACTGTCCACATCATTATTGTTGATCAGAATGACAACACCCCAGTCATAGTCTCTCCGTGGCGCGTGCACGGCTCCGTGGTGGAGGAAAAGATTCCCAGATCCACCGATAAAGGATCCCTGGTCTCCAAGGTGATAGCCATAGACACGGACTCGGTCCAGAACTCTCGGATTACATACCAGTTTCTACAGGTTACTGACGCCACCTTATTCAGTCTGGACCAATACAATGGAGATATCCGGACCATGAGAATGTTCAGTTACAGAGATCCGCGTCATCAACGGCTGGTTGTCATCGCCAAGGACAACGGGGTGCCTGCTCTGTCTGCTACAGTTACCATCAAGCTGTCAACAGTGGAGACTGCCGTTAAAGCCTACTCTGACATGACTGAAGTGCCTCTAGAATATGACATATTTTCAGACTTAAACCTGTATTTGGTGATCGGCTTGGGCTCGGTGTCCTTTCTGTTATTGATCACCATATTGGTCACCTGTGTGCTGAAGTGTCAGAAACCGATGCCCAGCAAAGCGGCTCCTCCCAGTAGGAACAGCGTGATCAGCGAGAGGAACTCGACCATCGCAGATTCCACCCTGGTCTCCAACGATGCCTACTGGTACAGTATGTTTCTAGCAGAGACCAGGAAAGGAAAGCTGGTAGTCAGACAGCCTGTGCCAAAGGCGGGCTCCAGATACATTGTGTCCAGTTTACCAAGGAGCACCGGCCTGACAGAGACCAGCGAATCAGCAGCCTCTACTCTGCAG GGGTCCACCACCACCGGCAGCGGCAGCAGTTCCTCATAA
- the LOC135545771 gene encoding protocadherin beta-16-like isoform X3, translating to MDVHRIIQHSRRYVSVFLLFSAVLNTASAVTHYSIPEEMEEGSIVANLATDLGLDMKTLSNRKIRLDTIANKKYVDVNEDTGEMYIAEKIDRELLCNMKTATCFLKMEVVLENPLRIFNIELEIMDINDNAPQFRRDTIHLDISESTPLGERFSLSNAVDPDIGANSVKTYHLSESHHFGIEIQTGRDGSKFADLILKKALDREKQAFQNLILTAVDSGVPTRSGTASIIVHVLDTNDNAPYFEKESFRINVPENSPIGNLVVKLNATDLDEGSNAEVIYSYSLYTSEKTQGTFKLNPDSGEITVKEMINYEDFRIYDMEVIATDKGTNSLSGQCKITILVTDMNDNHPEISIKSYQSPIKEDIAVDTVIAVVSVSDKDSGENGIVDIHIADELPFALRENSDNYYELVVSEPLDREKVPEYDITFTVTDRGSPPLSDNETMTLELLDVNDNVPQFPQSFYTMPVMENNAPGALLSSLTAFDPDLHENQYLVYFIIEKEIVNTSISMLFSINPENGNLYALKTFDYEIEKEFLFHIEARDSGVPPLSSNVTVHIIIVDQNDNTPVIVSPWRVHGSVVEEKIPRSTDKGSLVSKVIAIDTDSVQNSRITYQFLQVTDATLFSLDQYNGDIRTMRMFSYRDPRHQRLVVIAKDNGEPALSATVTIKLSTVETAVKAYSDMTEVPLEYDIFSDLNLYLVIGLGSVSFLLLITILVTCVLKCQKPMPSKAAPPSRNSVISERNSTIADSTLVSNDAYWYSMFLAETRKGKLVVRQPVPKAGSRYIVSSLPRSTGLTETSESAASTLQGSTTTGSGSSSS from the exons ATGGATGTACATCGGATCATTCAGCACTCGAGGAGGTACGTCTCGGTCTTTCTTCTATTTTCTGCAGTCTTGAACACGGCATCTGCCGTTACCCATTATTCTATTCCCGAAGAAATGGAGGAAGGCTCTATTGTTGCTAATCTAGCCACTGATTTGGGACTGGACATGAAAACCTTAAGCAACCGCAAGATACGGTTAGATACCATAGCTAATAAGAAATATGTGGACGTTAATGAGGACACAGGAGAAATGTATATCGCTGAGAAGATAGACAGGGAACTGCTTTGCAACATGAAGACAGCTACTTGTTTTCTAAAAATGGAAGTTGTCCTTGAGAACCCACTGAGGATATTTAACATAGAGTTAGAAATAATGGATATCAATGATAATGCGCCACAATTTCGAAGAGATACAATACATTTAGATATATCCGAGTCGACACCGTTAGGTGAGCGATTCTCTTTAAGCAATGCAGTTGACCCTGATATTGGTGCGAACTCGGTGAAAACCTATCATCTTAGCGAAAGCCACCATTTTGGTATTGAAATTCAGACTGGAAGAGACGGGTCGAAGTTTGCTGATTTGATTCTGAAAAAGGCTTTAGATCGAGAGAAGCAGGCGTTTCAAAATCTAATACTCACGGCTGTAGACAGCGGGGTACCCACGCGCTCCGGTACAGCCAGCATCATTGTCCATGTGTTAGATACAAATGACAACGCCCCTTATTTTGAAAAGGAAAGCTTTCGTATAAACGTACCGGAGAACTCTCCAATCGGAAATCTTGTAGTGAAGTTAAACGCAACAGACTTAGACGAAGGGTCAAATGCAGAAGTAATATACTCATACAGTCTTTATACATCAGAAAAGACACAGGGCACGTTCAAATTAAATCCTGATAGCGGTGAGATAACTGTAAAGGAAATGATCAATTATGAAGACTTCAGGATCTATGATATGGAAGTCATAGCAACTGATAAGGGGACCAACTCTTTATCAGGTCAGTGTAAAATAACTATTCTAGTGACGGATATGAATGACAATCATCCTGAAATAtcaatcaaatcatatcaaagtCCCATAAAGGAGGATATAGCGGTAGACACGGTGATAGCAGTTGTCAGTGTCAGCGATAAAGATTCAGGTGAAAATGGGATTGTCGATATCCATATTGCGGATGAATTACCTTTTGCACTAAGAGAGAATTCCGATAACTATTATGAGTTAGTAGTATCAGAACCTCTCGACCGTGAGAAGGTCCCAGAATATGACATAACTTTTACCGTAACAGACAGAGGTTCCCCTCCGCTATCTGACAATGAAACGATGACTTTAGAACTACTAGACGTTAACGACAACGTTCCACAGTTCCCCCAGTCGTTCTACACTATGCCCGTTATGGAGAATAACGCGCCTGGGGCCTTGCTAAGTTCCCTCACTGCGTTTGATCCAGACCTCCATGAAAACCAGTATCTAGTTTATTTCATCATAGAGAAGGAGATAGTGAACACCTCCATTTCCATGCTGTTCTCCATCAATCCGGAGAACGGTAATCTTTACGCACTAAAGACGTTTGACTATGAGATAGAGAAAGAGTTCCTTTTCCACATTGAGGCCAGAGACTCTGGTGTTCCTCCGCTCAGCAGTAATGTGACTGTCCACATAATTATTGTTGATCAGAATGACAACACCCCGGTCATAGTCTCTCCGTGGCGCGTGCACGGCTCCGTGGTTGAGGAAAAGATTCCCAGATCCACCGATAAAGGATCCCTGGTCTCCAAGGTGATAGCCATAGACACGGACTCGGTCCAGAACTCTCGGATTACATACCAGTTTCTACAGGTTACTGACGCCACCTTATTCAGTCTGGACCAATACAATGGAGATATCCGGACCATGAGAATGTTCAGTTACAGAGATCCGCGTCATCAACGGCTGGTTGTCATCGCCAAGGACAACGGGGAGCCTGCTCTGTCTGCTACAGTTACCATCAAGCTGTCAACAGTGGAGACTGCCGTTAAAGCCTACTCTGACATGACTGAGGTGCCTCTAGAATATGACATATTTTCAGACTTAAACCTGTATTTGGTGATCGGCTTGGGGTCGGTGTCCTTTCTGTTATTGATCACCATATTGGTCACCTGTGTGCTGAAGTGTCAGAAACCGATGCCCAGCAAAGCGGCTCCTCCCAGTAGGAACAGCGTGATCAGCGAGAGGAACTCGACCATCGCAGATTCCACCCTGGTCTCCAACGATGCCTACTGGTACAGTATGTTTCTAGCAGAGACCAGGAAAGGAAAGCTGGTAGTCAGACAGCCTGTGCCAAAGGCGGGCTCCAGATACATTGTGTCCAGTTTACCAAGGAGCACCGGCCTGACTGAGACCAGCGAATCAGCAGCCTCTACTCTGCAG GGGTCCACCACCACCGGCAGCGGCAGCAGTTCCTCATAA
- the LOC135545771 gene encoding protocadherin alpha-C2-like isoform X2, giving the protein MEAHRRGQPWRRYVSVFLIFSAALNVVSAVTHYTIPEEMEEGSVVANLAADLGLDVNTLSKREIRLDVVGNKKYLQINKDTGELYILEKMDRELFCPIKTASCFLKLDVTIENPIRMFNIELEIMDINDNAPHFRRDKMHLDISESTAVGERFSLNNAIDPDVGDNSVKTYHLSESNHFTLEIQTGRDGSKFADLILQTALDREQQEVHHLILTAIDGGVQARSGTANIIVRVLDTNDNAPKFDKESYNIEIMENSPIGSLVVKPNATDLDEGTNSVIVYSYSLYTSEKTQGTFKLNPDSGEITVKEMINYEDFRIYDMEVIATDKGTNSLSGQCKITILVTDMNDNHPEISIKSYQSPIKEDIAVDTVIAVVSVSDKDSGENGIVDIHIADELPFALRENSDNYYELVVSEPLDREKVPEYDITFTVTDRGSPPLSDNETMTLELLDVNDNVPQFPQSFYTMPVMENNAPGALLSSLTAFDPDLHENQYLVYFIIEKEIVNTSISMLFSINPENGNLYALKTFDYEIEKEFLFHIEARDSGVPPLSSNVTVHIIIVDQNDNTPVIVSPWRVHGSVVEETIPRSTDKGSLVSKVIAIDTDSVQNSRITYQFLQVTDATLFSLDQYNGDIRTMRMFSYRDPRHQRLVVIAKDNGEPALSATVTIKLSTVETAVKAYSDMTEVPLEYDIFSDLNLYLVIGLGSVSFLLLITILVTCVLKCQKPMPSKAAPPSRNSVISERNSTIADSTLVSNDAYWYSMFLAETRKGKLVVRQPVPKAGSRYIVSSLPRSTCLTETSESAASTLQGSTTTGSGSSSS; this is encoded by the exons ATGGAGGCGCACAGACGCGGGCAGCCATGGAGAAGGTATGTCTCGGTTTTTCTTATTTTCTCTGCTGCCCTGAACGTCGTGTCTGCCGTTACCCATTATACTATTCCCGAAGAAATGGAGGAAGGCTCCGTTGTTGCTAATTTAGCTGCTGATTTGGGACTAGATGTAAACACTTTGAGTAAACGGGAGATACGGTTAGATGTTGTTGGAAATAAGAAGTATTTGCAGATTAACAAAGACACGGGGGAGCTGTACATTTTAGAGAAGATGGACAGAGAATTGTTTTGCCCCATCAAAACGGCATCTTGCTTCCTTAAATTGGATGTTACAATTGAAAACCCAATACGAATGTTTAATATCGAACTAGAAATCATGGATATCAACGACAATGCACCTCATTTTCGAAGGGATAAAATGCATTTGGATATATCGGAGTCAACTGCAGTTGGAGAGCGCTTCTCTTTGAACAATGCCATAGACCCTGATGTTGGAGACAATTCTGTTAAAACCTACCACCTGAGCGAAAGTAATCATTTTACTTTAGAAATTCAGACCGGGAGAGATGGGTCAAAGTTTGCTGATCTAATTTTGCAGACAGCTTTAGACCGCGAGCAGCAGGAGGTTCATCATCTAATACTCACTGCTATAGATGGGGGAGTACAAGCGCGTTCGGGCACAGCCAACATAATTGTTCGAGTGCTGGATACAAACGACAACGCCCCTAAATTTGACAAAGAAAGCTACAATATAGAAATAATGGAAAACTCTCCAATCGGAAGTCTTGTGGTGAAACCAAATGCAACAGACTTAGATGAGGGAACCAATTCGGTAATAGTATATTCATATAGTTTGTATACATCAGAGAAAACACAGGGCACGTTCAAATTAAATCCTGATAGCGGTGAGATAACTGTAAAGGAAATGATCAATTATGAAGACTTCAGGATCTATGATATGGAAGTCATAGCAACTGATAAGGGGACCAACTCTTTATCAGGTCAGTGTAAAATAACTATTCTAGTGACGGATATGAATGACAATCATCCTGAAATAtcaatcaaatcatatcaaagtCCCATAAAGGAGGATATAGCGGTAGACACGGTGATAGCAGTTGTCAGTGTCAGCGATAAAGATTCAGGTGAAAATGGGATTGTCGATATCCATATTGCGGATGAATTACCTTTTGCACTAAGAGAGAATTCCGATAACTATTATGAGTTAGTAGTATCAGAACCTCTTGACCGTGAGAAGGTCCCAGAATATGACATAACTTTTACCGTAACCGACAGAGGTTCCCCTCCGCTATCTGACAATGAAACGATGACTTTAGAATTACTAGACGTTAACGACAACGTTCCACAGTTCCCCCAGTCGTTCTACACTATGCCCGTTATGGAGAATAACGCGCCTGGGGCCTTGCTAAGTTCCCTCACTGCGTTTGATCCAGACCTCCATGAAAACCAGTATCTAGTTTATTTCATCATAGAGAAGGAGATAGTGAACACCTCCATTTCCATGCTGTTCTCCATCAATCCGGAGAACGGTAATCTTTACGCACTAAAGACGTTTGACTATGAGATAGAGAAAGAGTTCCTTTTCCACATTGAGGCCAGAGACTCCGGTGTTCCTCCGCTCAGCAGTAATGTGACTGTCCACATCATTATTGTTGATCAGAACGACAACACCCCGGTCATAGTCTCTCCGTGGCGCGTGCACGGCTCTGTGGTTGAGGAAACGATTCCCAGATCCACCGATAAAGGATCCCTGGTCTCCAAGGTGATAGCCATAGACACGGACTCGGTCCAGAATTCTCGGATTACATACCAGTTTCTACAGGTTACTGACGCCACCTTATTCAGTCTGGACCAATACAATGGAGATATTCGGACCATGAGAATGTTCAGTTACAGAGATCCGCGTCATCAACGGTTGGTTGTCATCGCCAAGGACAACGGGGAACCTGCTCTGTCTGCTACAGTTACCATCAAGCTGTCAACAGTGGAGACTGCCGTTAAAGCCTACTCTGACATGACTGAAGTGCCTCTAGAATATGACATATTTTCAGACTTAAACCTGTATTTGGTGATCGGTTTGGGCTCGGTGTCCTTTCTGTTATTGATCACCATATTGGTCACCTGTGTGCTGAAGTGTCAGAAACCGATGCCCAGCAAAGCGGCTCCTCCCAGTAGGAACAGCGTGATCAGCGAGAGGAACTCGACCATCGCAGATTCCACCCTGGTCTCCAACGATGCCTACTGGTACAGTATGTTTCTAGCAGAGACCAGGAAAGGAAAGCTGGTAGTCAGACAGCCTGTGCCAAAGGCGGGCTCCAGATACATTGTGTCCAGTTTACCAAGGAGCACCTGCCTGACTGAGACCAGCGAATCAGCAGCCTCTACTCTGCAG GGGTCCACCACCACCGGCAGCGGCAGCAGTTCCTCATAA
- the LOC135545771 gene encoding protocadherin alpha-C2-like isoform X5 has translation MLRERRVFSAVFVFCALWGNALSVTRYSIPEEMERGSVVANLAADLGLELAGLAHREVKLDIFHSKKFLDVIKKTGELYIVEKIDREYLCTTKTTDCFLKLDVIIESPLRIFNIELGITDINDNAPHFRRDTIELDVSESATPGEKFSLPNAVDPDVGINTVKTYQLSASEHFTIEIQTGSDGTKYVDLVLTKALDREEHAVHNLILTAVDGGVPSQSGTANIVVRVLDTNDNAPRFDRSVYSVNVTENSAIGTLVMKLNATDLDEGSNADIKYSFTLYTSEKTQYVFALNPNTGEITVKGTIDYEDMKFYEMHVEAKDKGQHPLLGQCKIVVGVTDTNDNYPEITVKSYKSTVNENIPVGTVIAIVGISDRDTGDNGNMKLSINQQVPFVLHQSSDFLYELIVSETLDREKVPEYDITLVVTDGGRPSLSDNETITLHLLDVNDNAPLFPQSFYTIPVMENNAPGALLSSLTAFDPDLHENQYLVYFIIEKEIVNTSISMLFSINPENGNLYALKTFDYEIEKEFLFHIEARDSGVPPLSSNVTVHIIIVDQNDNTPVIVSPWRVHGSVVEEKIPRSTDKGSLVSKVIAIDTDSVQNSRITYQLLQVTDATLFSLDQYNGDIRTMRMFSYRDPRHQRLVVIAKDNGEPALSATVTIKLSTAETAVKAYSDMTEVPLEYDIFSDLNLYLVIGLGSVSFLLLITILVTCVLKCQKPMPSKAAPPSRNSVISERNSTIADSTLVSNDAYWYSMFLAETRKGKLVVRQPVPKAGSRYIVSSLPRSTGLTETSDSAASTLQYPK, from the exons ATGCTTCGGGAGAGAAGGGTTTTCTCGGCTGTCTTTGTGTTCTGCGCGTTATGGGGCAACGCTTTGTCTGTGACGCGGTATTCCATACccgaagagatggagagaggttcTGTAGTGGCCAATTTAGCCGCAGATTTGGGACTGGAACTTGCAGGTCTGGCTCATCGCGAGGTAAAACTTGATATTTTCCATAGCAAGAAGTTCTTGGACGTCATCAAAAAGACAGGTGAGCTGTATATTGTAGAGAAAATAGACAGGGAGTATCTTTGTACTACTAAGACTACCGACTGTTTTTTAAAATTGGACGTTATCATTGAAAGCCCTTTACGCATATTTAACATAGAATTGGGAATAACAGATATTAATGATAACGCACCTCATTTTCGCAGGGACACAATAGAGCTTGATGTTTCAGAATCAGCTACACCAGGAGAGAAATTCTCCCTTCCTAATGCAGTGGACCCGGATGTTGGTATAAATACAGTCAAAACCTACCAGCTCAGTGCTAGCGAGCATTTTACCATAGAAATCCAGACTGGGAGTGATGGTACTAAATATGTTGACCTGGTCTTGACAAAGGCTTTAGACCGGGAAGAGCACGCCGTTCATAATTTAATACTCACGGCTGTAGATGGCGGGGTCCCATCGCAATCTGGTACAGCTAATATCGTTGTTAGAGTGCTGGATACAAACGACAACGCCCCTAGATTCGACCGTTCGGTTTATTCCGTTAATGTGACAGAAAACTCCGCGATTGGAACGCTAGTAATGAAGCTAAACGCCACAGATTTAGATGAAGGGTCAAATGCAGACATCAAGTATTCATTCACACTTTACACGTCAGAGAAAACACAATACGTATTTGCACTGAATCCAAACACAGGGGAGATAACAGTGAAAGGAACTATTGATTATGAAGATATGAAGTTTTACGAGATGCATGTTGAGGCTAAGGACAAAGGACAGCATCCCCTATTGGGTCAATGTAAAATTGTAGTTGGCGTTACAGATACAAACGACAACTATCCAGAGATAACCGTTAAATCATATAAAAGTACAGTTAATGAGAACATTCCAGTTGGGACAGTCATAGCAATCGTAGGTATAAGCGACAGGGACACAGGTGACAATGGCAATATGAAACTATCTATAAACCAACAGGTGCCATTTGTTTTGCACCAGTCGTCTGACTTCCTATACGAGCTCATTGTCTCGGAAACATTAGATCGTGAGAAAGTTCCAGAATATGACATCACGCTCGTTGTAACGGACGGAGGAAGGCCCTCCTTGTCTGATAATGAAACGATAACTTTACATCTGTTGGACGTCAATGACAACGCGCCACTCTTCCCCCAGTCGTTCTACACTATTCCCGTTATGGAGAATAACGCGCCTGGGGCCTTGCTAAGTTCCCTCACTGCGTTTGATCCAGACCTCCATGAAAACCAGTATCTAGTTTATTTCATCATAGAGAAGGAGATAGTGAACACCTCCATTTCCATGCTTTTTTCCATCAATCCGGAGAACGGTAATCTTTACGCACTAAAGACGTTTGACTATGAGATAGAGAAAGAGTTCCTTTTCCACATTGAGGCCAGAGACTCTGGTGTTCCTCCACTCAGCAGTAATGTGACTGTCCACATCATTATTGTTGATCAGAATGACAACACCCCTGTCATAGTCTCTCCGTGGCGCGTGCACGGCTCCGTGGTGGAGGAAAAGATTCCCAGATCCACCGATAAAGGATCCCTGGTCTCCAAGGTGATAGCCATAGACACGGACTCGGTCCAGAACTCTCGGATTACATACCAGCTTCTACAGGTTACTGACGCCACCTTATTCAGTCTGGACCAATACAATGGAGATATCCGGACAATGAGAATGTTCAGTTACAGAGATCCGCGTCATCAACGGCTGGTTGTCATCGCCAAGGACAACGGGGAGCCTGCTCTGTCTGCTACAGTTACCATCAAGCTGTCAACAGCAGAGACTGCCGTTAAAGCCTACTCTGACATGACTGAAGTGCCTCTAGAATATGACATATTTTCAGACTTAAACCTGTATTTGGTGATCGGCTTGGGCTCGGTGTCCTTTCTGTTATTGATCACCATATTGGTCACCTGTGTGCTGAAGTGTCAGAAACCGATGCCCAGCAAAGCGGCTCCTCCCAGTAGGAACAGCGTGATCAGCGAGAGGAACTCGACCATTGCAGATTCCACTTTGGTCTCCAACGATGCCTACTGGTACAGTATGTTTCTAGCAGAGACCAGGAAAGGAAAGCTGGTAGTCAGACAGCCTGTGCCAAAGGCGGGCTCCAGATACATTGTGTCCAGTTTACCAAGGAGCACGGGCCTGACTGAGACCAGCGACTCGGCAGCCTCTACTCTGCAG TACCCTAAATGA